From Triticum urartu cultivar G1812 chromosome 2, Tu2.1, whole genome shotgun sequence, a single genomic window includes:
- the LOC125538677 gene encoding ran guanine nucleotide release factor-like, whose amino-acid sequence MAGESSTRRPLFGGAISTAFPARFQDVSNIREVPDHQEVVVDPARDESLIFELLDLKGEVEDGGSALWFLRDVANEQDAGDNLVVEHSGTVELAGLRSGEAPAVAGTAIGKLAVSKGRQGREAQNIVRLYLANIRLKNAATDVVITAYEPLLINPLSESAQAVAAGPAVPAEQAGCLPMSEVFRLAVMNFDVHDWNLFNGSG is encoded by the exons ATGGCCGGCGAGAGCAGCACCAGGCGCCCCCTCTTCGGCGGCGCCATCTCCACCGCCTTCCCCGCCCGGTTCCAG GATGTGAGCAACATTCGCGAGGTCCCCGACCACCAG GAAGTTGTCGTCGACCCCGCCCGTGACGAGAGCCTCATCTTCGAGCTGCTCGACCTCAAGGGCGAGGTGGAGGACGGCGGCAGCGCGCTCTGGTTCCTGCGCGACGTCGCCAACGAGCAAGATGCGGGGGATAACTTG GTGGTCGAGCACTCTGGTACAGTTGAGTTGGCTGGTCTGCGTTCCGGGGAAGCACCTGCAGTGGCTGGAACTGCAATTGGCAAGCTG GCTGTTTCAAAAGGGAGGCAAGGCAGAGAAGCACAGAACATTGTTCGG CTGTACTTAGCAAACATACGTCTCAAGAATGCAGCAACTGATGTAGTTATCACCGCATATGAGCCGCTGTTGATAAA TCCTTTGAGTGAAAGTGCTCAGGCCGTTGCAGCTGGACCAGCAGTGCCCGCAGAACAGGCAGGATGCTTGCCAATGTCCGAGGTCTTCAGACTCGCAGTCATGAACTTCGATGTCCATGATTGGAACCTTTTCAATGGCAGCGGTTGA